The Synergistaceae bacterium genome includes a region encoding these proteins:
- the trpC gene encoding indole-3-glycerol phosphate synthase TrpC encodes MIMQQIMRQKAVEVAEMTSPRRSLSKALKDDGLSVIAEIMRASPSSGTINGDLDVAAQLASYERGGANAVSVFTDQVFFGGGPEDLRRLRARTRLPILRKDFIVSEVQVYESLFLGADALLLIASTLDKKRLCELAALTSSLGMETMIEVHDEDELHAALEADPRILGINNRDLNDFTLDLRTTERLMDALREAEGEGRRTVVAESGIKDEEDVRYLAGTGVDAILVGETLMRAGDPAGAIRALKDGRRAA; translated from the coding sequence CTGTCCAAGGCGCTTAAGGACGACGGGCTGTCCGTGATAGCGGAGATAATGAGGGCGTCCCCGAGCAGCGGGACGATAAACGGCGACCTGGACGTCGCCGCTCAGCTCGCCTCTTACGAAAGGGGAGGCGCAAACGCGGTCTCGGTGTTCACTGACCAGGTCTTCTTCGGCGGTGGGCCGGAGGACCTGAGACGCCTAAGGGCCAGGACGAGACTTCCGATTCTGAGGAAGGACTTCATCGTGAGCGAGGTGCAGGTGTACGAAAGCCTCTTCCTCGGGGCGGACGCGTTGCTGCTGATCGCCTCGACGCTCGACAAGAAGAGGTTGTGCGAACTGGCGGCGCTCACCTCCTCCCTCGGCATGGAGACAATGATAGAGGTACACGATGAGGACGAGCTGCACGCGGCTTTGGAGGCGGACCCGCGGATCCTTGGCATAAACAATCGCGACCTGAACGACTTCACGCTTGACCTGCGCACCACGGAGCGACTGATGGACGCGCTGCGCGAGGCGGAGGGCGAGGGCAGGCGCACGGTGGTCGCCGAGAGCGGGATAAAGGACGAAGAGGACGTTCGCTACCTGGCCGGTACCGGTGTGGACGCAATCCTGGTCGGGGAGACCCTGATGCGCGCGGGCGACCCGGCGGGCGCGATACGGGCGCTAAAGGACGGTAGGCGCGCTGCGTGA
- a CDS encoding DUF3298 domain-containing protein, with protein MRACRVCVAVLILAVLMAGVACGATVTYRKQVDGVRTTVTPVIGGMSPEVERAVNEALESLVEAEVASATSEEEPMEHVMEGLAELVGASLLSFSFYEMVCYEWAAHPSSRMWGITFDSATGDEILLGDLFIAGSDWRDSVDRLVRREVARQEAEEGLVLGDDGCPDLSRYSDQFFLRPGRLVFFWMIYQFTPPCCGHPEFELPISELMPYLNPDYSPW; from the coding sequence ATGCGCGCGTGTCGTGTGTGTGTTGCCGTGCTGATCCTCGCGGTCCTGATGGCGGGGGTCGCGTGCGGGGCGACGGTGACCTACAGGAAGCAGGTCGACGGGGTAAGGACCACCGTCACTCCAGTGATAGGTGGGATGAGTCCCGAGGTTGAGCGGGCCGTGAACGAGGCCCTGGAGTCCTTGGTGGAGGCCGAGGTGGCATCTGCGACGAGCGAAGAGGAGCCGATGGAGCATGTCATGGAGGGCTTGGCGGAGCTGGTGGGAGCTTCTCTTCTCAGCTTCTCGTTCTACGAGATGGTCTGTTACGAATGGGCGGCCCATCCATCCAGCAGGATGTGGGGCATCACCTTCGACTCGGCTACGGGCGACGAGATCCTGCTAGGGGATCTATTCATTGCCGGGAGCGACTGGCGGGACTCGGTCGACCGCCTTGTCCGCCGCGAGGTCGCAAGGCAGGAAGCGGAGGAAGGTCTCGTGCTGGGCGACGACGGTTGTCCCGACCTGTCACGGTACTCAGACCAGTTCTTCCTGCGCCCGGGGCGGCTGGTCTTCTTCTGGATGATCTACCAGTTCACACCGCCTTGTTGCGGCCATCCGGAGTTCGAGCTACCGATCAGCGAGTTGATGCCTTATCTCAACCCCGACTACTCGCCGTGGTGA
- a CDS encoding YjdF family protein, which produces MVVVTVYHDGQFWAGVAERNDDGVLKAVRTVFGCEPTEQDVIAFAHLAICETLDAAKESVEAPKLPVSSMNPKRRQREIRREIASAQGASTKAQAALQREREARGVERKKTAKLRREETKERKRLQKQAKKKKKHRGR; this is translated from the coding sequence ATGGTTGTAGTGACTGTGTACCACGACGGCCAGTTCTGGGCGGGGGTTGCCGAACGCAACGATGACGGCGTGCTGAAAGCGGTGCGGACCGTATTCGGATGCGAACCTACTGAACAGGACGTTATTGCGTTCGCACACCTCGCAATCTGTGAAACCCTGGACGCGGCAAAGGAATCAGTCGAGGCGCCGAAGCTCCCTGTTTCATCAATGAATCCCAAGCGGAGGCAGAGAGAGATTCGAAGAGAAATCGCGTCGGCGCAAGGGGCCTCGACGAAAGCCCAGGCTGCGCTTCAGAGAGAACGAGAGGCGCGCGGCGTCGAGCGAAAGAAAACGGCCAAGCTCCGCCGGGAAGAGACGAAAGAGCGCAAGCGCCTGCAGAAGCAGGCGAAAAAGAAGAAGAAACACAGGGGGCGTTGA